The DNA segment AAGGAGCGCACCAGCACGAAGAACACGGGCACGAAGACCACGGCCAGCACGGTGCCGGTGATCATCCCGCCGATCACGCCGGTGCCAATGGCGCGCTGGCTCGCCGAGCTCGCGCCCGAGGCGATGAACAGCGGCACCACGCCCAGCGTGAAGGCCAGCGAGGTCATCACGATGGGGCGGAAGCGCAGGTGGGCGGCTTCCAGCGCCGCCTCCAGCACGCTCTTGCCCTCGGCCTGCAGGTCCTTGGCGAACTCCACGATCAGGATGGCGTTCTTCGCCGAGAGCCCGATGATGGTCACCAGGCCGATCTGGAAGTACACGTCGTTGGACATGCCGCGCAGCAGCGTCGCGAGCAGCACGCCCAGCACGCCCAGCGGAACCACCAGCATCACCGAGAACGGGATCGACCAGCTCTCGTACAGCGCCGCCAGGCAGAGGAACACCGCCAGCAGCGAGAACGCGTACAGCACCGAGGCCTGCGAGCCCGCGAGCTTTTCCTCGCGGGACTGGCCCGTCCACTCGAAGCCGAAGCCCGGAGGCAGTCGCCCGGCGAGCTTCTCCATCTCGGCCATGGCGTCACCCGTGGTGAATCCGGGGCCGGCGTCGCCCGCGATCTTCATCGCCGGATAGCCGTTGTAGCGCACGGTCTGCATGGCGCCCGTGATCCAGCGGGTCGAGGCGAAGGCCGACATCGGCACCGTCTGGCCCTGGGCGTTGAGCACCGGCAGGTCCAGCACCGATTCCGGGCGCATCCGCGCCGCGGCGTCGGCCTGCACCACCACCCGCTGCAGGCGGCCCTGGTTCGGGAAGTCGTTGATGTAGGCCGAGCCCAGCGCCGTGGAGAGCGCGCTGCTGATGCTGTCGAAGCCCACGCCCAGGGCGTTCGCCTTGTCGCGGTCGATGTCGATCTGCATTTGCGGAGCGTCTTCCATGCCGTCGGGGCGCACGCCCGCGAGCACCTTGCTCTGCGAGGCCATGCCCAGCATCTGGTTGCGAGCGGCGACCAGGGCATCGTGGCCCTGGCCGGCGCGGTCCTGCAGCCGGAAGTTGAAGCCGGTGCCGGTGCCCAGTTCGGGAATGGGGGGCGGGCTCAGCGCGAAGATGAAGGCATCCCGGATGCTCGACAGCGCCATGAAGGCCCGGCCGGAAATCGCCGCCGCCGAGTGCTCGGCGCCCGAGCGCTCGCTCCAGTCCTTCAGGATCACGAAGGCGAGGCCCGCGTTCTGCCCCTGGCCGGAGAAGGAGAAGCCGGCCACGGTGACGATGTTCTCCACCTCCGGCTGCTTGAGCATGAAGTCCTCGACCTGGTGCAGCACGTCGCTGGTGCGGGACTGCGCCGCGCCGGCCGGCAGCTGGATGTTGGTGATGATGTAGCCCTGGTCCTCGTTCGGCAGGAACGAAGTCGGCAGGCGCGTGTACACCAGCGCCACGGCGCCCAGCAGCACGGCGTAGATGATCATCATGCGGCCGCTGCGGCGCAGCAGCTTGCCGAGCCAGCCTTCATAGCGGTGCGTCGTGCTCTTGAAGGACCGGTTGAACCAGCCGAAGAAGCCTTTCTTCTCGGCATGGTGGTCGGGATCGATCGGCTTGAGCAGCGTGGCGCACAGCGCCGGCGTGAGCGAAAGCGCCAGGAACGCGGAGAACGCGATCGAGGTGGCCATCGTCGCCGCGAACTGGCGGTAGATGTTGCCGGTGGAGCCGGCGAAGAACGCCAGCGGCACGAACACCGAGATCAGCACCACGGTCACGCCGATCACGGCGCCCGAGATCTGGCCCATGGCCTTGCGCGTGGCCTGCAGCGGCGGCAGCCCTTCCTCGGCCATGATCCGCTCGACGTTCTCCACCACCACGATGGCGTCGTCCACCACGATGCCGATCACCAGCACCATGCCGAACATCGTCAGCACGTTGATCGAGAAGCCCATCGCCAGCAGTGCGCCGAATGTGCCCAGCAGGGCCACGGGCACCACGATGGTCGGGATGATGGTGTAGCGGAAGTTCTGCAGGAACAGGAACATCACGATGAACACCAGCACCACGGCCTCGATCAGCGTATGCACCACCTTCTCGATCGACACCGAGACGAACTTGGAGGTGTCATAGGGCACCACGTAGCTCACGCCCTGCGGGAAGAACTTCTTGAGTTCCTCGAGCTTGGCCTTCACGGCCTTGGCGGTCGCCAGGGCATTCGCCGACGGCGTGGGCTGCACGCCCAGGCCCACGGCCTGCTTGCCGTTGAGGCGTGCGCTGGTGCTGTAGCTCTGCGATCCGAGCTCGATGCGGGCCACGTCCTTCAGCCGCACGGTGGAGCCGTCGGTGTTGGCGCGCAGCACCACGTTGCCGAACTGCTCGGCATTGTTGAGCTGCCCCTTGACCACGATGGTGGCCGACACCGGCTGGCCCTGTTCGGCGGGCAGGTCGCCCAGATTGCCGGCGGACACCTGCACGTTCTGTGCGCGGATGGCGGCGTTCACCTGGTCGAGCGACAGGTTGAAGCCCTTGAGCTTGGCCGGGTCCACCCAGATGCGCATGGCGCGCTCGGCGCCGAACTGCGTGAGCGTGCCCACGCCGGCCACGCGCTGCAGTTCAGGCACGACGTTGCGCGCCGCATAGTCGTTCAGCGCCTCGATGCTCACGTCGGGGTTCTCCGTCGTGAGCATGGCGAACATCAGGAAGTTCGAGCGCGACTGCTCCACGCGCACGCCCTGCTGCGTCACCGCGGAGGGCAGCCGCGGCGTGGCGCGCGAGAGGCGGTTCTGCACGTCCACCTGGGCCAGGTCGGCGTTGGTGCCGGGCTCGAAACTCAGCACTATCGTGCCCGTGCCGTTGGCCTGGCTGGTCGTCTCGACGTAGGCCAGGCCCGAGGCGCCGTTCATCTCGCGCTCGATCACGGCGAGCACGCTGTCCTCCAGCGTCTGGGCGTTGGCGCCGGGGTAGGCCACCGACACCTGGATGGTCGGTGGCGCCACGGCCGGATACTGCGCGATGGGCAGCTTGGCGATGGAGATACCCCCCATCACCATGATGAAAATTGTGATGACCCATGCAAAGATGGGCCGTTCGATGAAGAACTTGGCCATGTGCCGCGCTCCGTGTTCTGGGGGTTACTGCTTCGCGGGGGCGGAGGCGCTGGAGGCGGCAGCCTGGGCTGCGGAGGCTCCGGCGGCGGGCGCCGATGCACTGCCCGCGGGCGCGGCGCCGGCGGCCTGCCACGGCACCGGCTGCACGACGATCGGGTCGCCCGGCTTGCCGCGGGGCAGCTTCTGGAAGCCGTCCACCATGACCTTCTCGCCGGCCTTCAGGCCGTCCAGCACGACCCAGCTGGTGCCCTGGGCCGGGCCGAGCTTCACGGGGCGCGGCGCCAGGTGGTTGTCCGGGCCGACAACCATCACGGTATCGCCCTTGGCGGAGCGCGTCACGGCCTGCTGGGGCAGCAGCACGCCGTTGTCCACCTGGGCCTGCTCCAGGCGCACGCGCACGTACAGGCCGGGCAGCAGCTGGCGTTCGGGATTGGGCACTTCGGCGCGCAGGGTGACCTGGCCGCTGGTGGGGTCCACCGACAGGTCGGTGAAAAGCAGCTTGCCCGTCTGCGGGTGCACGCTGCCGTCTTCCATGACCACGCTCACCGAGGCGGCGCCCTTGGATGCCTGCTTGTACTTGCCGCTCGCGAGGCCGGCCTTGAGCTTCAGCGTGTCCGATGCGGACTGGGTGAAGTTCACGTAGAGCGGATCGATCTGCTGGATCACCGCGAGCTGCGTGGCCTCGCCCTGGCCCACCAGTGCGCCCTCGGTGACGAGCGCGCGGCCGATGCGGCCGGAGATGGGGGCCGTCACGGCCGCGTAGCCCAGGTTGATGCGGGCGGTGGTGACGGACGCACGCGCGGCTGCCAGGTTGGCCTCTGCCGTCTTCTGGGATGCGACCGCGTTGTCGTATTCCTGCCGGCTCACGGCATTCACGGCCACCAGCGGCTTGTAGCGCTCGGCCAGCGCACGGGCCTGGGCCACATTGGCCTCGGCCTGTGCGACGCTCGCCTGGGCGCTTTCCAGCGAGGCGCGGTAGGGCGCGTCGTCGATCGCGAACAGGCGCTGGCCTGCCTTGACGTCACTGCCTTCCGTGAACAGGCGCTTTTGCAGGATGCCGGCCGCACGGGCGCGGACCTGGGCCACCCGAGACGCTTCCAGGCGCCCCGGAAGCTCCGTCACCAGGCCCACATCACCCGGCGAGACCGTCACCACGCCCACTTGCGGCGGCGGGGGCGTGCCGCCCTGGCCCTGCTGGGCGGAGTCGCCCGACTTCCCGCAGGCCGCGAGGGCGGCGGCAGCGAGCAGGGCCAGACAGAAAAGCCCCGACCGCGCTGTGCGGCGGAGCGGGGCGGCGGAGACAGCAGGTTCGACACTCAAGCGGTACATGGAAGTCCTTCCGGATCGGCGCAGGGGAAAAGGCTTACGCATGGCATTGAGCAACGTCAAAACCATGCGGCGGCCCTTGAATTTCGGCGGAATTATACATACAAACATGAATGTATAATTGTGGAATGCTGCTTCGCGAAGCGCGGGCCCAGATGCCCGCCATTCGCCGCCAGCCCGTGCAGAATCAAGGAGACTCCCCACATGGCCCGACGTACCAAGGAAGATGCGGTCGCCACCCGCAACAGCCTGTTGGATGCTGCAGAACATGTTTTCTATCAGAAGGGGGTTTCGAACGCATCCCTGAATGACATCGCCCAGGCCGCGGGCGCCACGCGCGGCGCCATCTACTGGCATTTCAAGGACAAGGTGGACCTGTTCAACGCCATGATGGAGCGCGTGACGCTGCCGCTGGAGTGTGCGAGCGGCGGGTGCGCGGACCATGGCCGCATGCCTCCGCTGCAGCGCCTGCGGGCGGTGATCGATTTCGTGCTGCGCAGCCTGGAAAAGGACGAATCCGTGCGCCGCGTGTTCGAGATCGCGATGTTCCGCGTGGAATACGTGGGCGAGTTGTCCGCCGTGCGGGACCGCCACGTCGAAGCCAGCCTGGAGTTTCGCCGGCAGTTCGCTGCCGAACTGGCCCTGGCGGCGAGCGACCAGGGCGTGGAGCTGCCGTCCTCGGCGGAGGTGGCGGCGTTGGGACTGCAGGCGCTCTTCGATGGCCTGATGCAGGTCTGGCTGCTGGGCGGCGCGGCTTTCGGCCTGGCGGAAACCGGCCGCGCGGCGGTGGATGCCTATCTGCGCGGCCTGGGGTTCGATGTGTCGGCCAGCTTCGACCCGCTGTCCGCGGGCATCCCCTGGAAGATTTGCCAGGCGTCCCGCAACGCCGTGCCATAATCCTCGTCCGGGCTGCAAGGGCCCGCATGCGGCTGTAGCTCAGTGGATAGAGTATTGGCCTCCGAAGCCAAGGGTCGTGGGTTCGATCCCCGCCAGCCGCACCAGATTTCCAGCTCCCTTTTCCCCTCTTCATGAAACGTCCGGGCCATGCCCGGAAGGCGTTCCCGCGCCGGCCGTTGCCGGGCGCACGGGCGCGTCTCGGCGCAGGTCACTGCTGGCCGCCGGACCGAGGCTGCGCCCCTTCGGGCTGCGGAATGTCGTGCGGGTCCGTGGCAACGGCCTTGCTGGCGGCAGCGCCACCCACGGCGCCGGCCACGCCTCCCACGGCCACTCCGACCACCACGCCGATCGGGCCGGCCATGGCGCCCCCCACGGCAGCGCCCGTTGCGGCACCGGCCATGACGCCTCCCCCGGCCAGAACGGAACCGGCCTCGCGCTCCGCCTCCTCGGGCGTCAGGGGAACCTGTGCCGAAGGCCGCGGATCTTGCGAAGGCACTCCGTAGCCCGGACGGTGCTCCACGGGGATGCCGTCTGCGGAGGGGTCGACGCGGGTCGGCGGGGGCGTGGTCTTGACGGTGGACATGGCTTGGCTCCTTGTGGTGTGTGGATCGGATGGCACCGTTGTATCGCCCAGGCCGGTCCCGCCGCGCCGGCCTGGGGATCGAAGCCGTGTCAGCGAAGGCGCAGTGCCTGTCCTACACGGATAGGGTGTCTTGACTTGCATCAAGTCTTCCCGGGGCGTGGCTTTCATCGCCGTGGCCCCCCTTCTGCAGCAGCATGGGCGTTTGGCTGGCACGGCCATGGGCCTTGTCGGGTCGGCGGATGCGCCCGCGTCCGACGGGCGGTCATCCGGCTCCGGTGCGCCAATGGGGCCATATCCTGAAAAAGACGGAGTTCGCCATGTCCAAGTCCCATCGCCATTGTTCCGACGCCGTTGTGGGCCGCATCGCGGCCAAGCCCCGGGAGATCAAGCGGCGTCGCCAGCGCGAGGCCATGCTGCGGCCGGGAAGCCCGTCACCCTGCTTCCCCGATCCCGAGCCGCCGGTGTGGAAACCGCTGGGTTGACGTTCAGAATGCCTGGCAGGCGCCGTCCACGAACACCTTGAGCTCGCCGCTGCGGAACGGCGTCCAGACTTCGTCGCTGGTCAGGGGGGCCGTCACCACCACCGCCACGCGGTCGTGCGGCGTGGTGTGGGCCGAGAAGTCCACGCTCAGGTCTTCGTCGCACAGGCAGGCCTGCGAGAACGGATGCCGGCGCTCGATGTAGCAGAGGTGGGTGGACGCGTGGGCCCAGAGGGCCTGCCCGTTGGACAGCAGGAAGTTGAAGGTGCCGTGCGGTGCGATGCGCGCCGCGAGTTCACGCAGGGTGAGGGTCAGTTCCTGCACGCTGGGCACGTCGGCATGGGATTTGGAGAGCTCCTGCATGATCCAGCAGAACGCGTGCTCGCTGTCGGTGGCGCCGACGGGATGGAAGTGCGAATGCAGGCGGGGACGGAAGTCCTTCAGGTCGCCGTTGTGCGCGAACACCCAGTAGCGGCCCCAGAGCTCGCGCACGAACGGATGGCAGTTCTGCAGCGTCACGCTGCCCTGCGTGGCCTTGCGGATGTGCGCGATGACGTTGCGGCTGCGGATGGGATAGCGGCGTATCAGTTCCGCGATCGGCGAATCCACGGCCCTTTCGTGGTCCACGAAATGGCGCAGGCCCTTGTCCTCGAAGAAGGCGATGCCCCAGCCGTCGGAGTGGTCGCCCGTTTTGCCGCCGCGCTGCGCGAACCCCGTGAAGCTGAAGGTCACGTCGGTGGGCGTGTTGGCATTCATTCCGAGCAGCTGGCACATGGTCGATGGAGGGGCAGAGAAATATCGTAGGAGCGGCTGCCTGGAGCCGGGCCCCGCGACGCGGGACGTGCGCTGCCCGGCGGGCGGTCAGCCTTCGCGCGGCGGGCGCAGCTGCCAGGCGGCCACCAGGGCCAGCAGGCACAGCCCGGTGAGCAGCAGGAAGGTTTCCCCGAAGGCGGCGATGCGTTCCGGGCTGCTGACCGCATTCTGCAGCGAATCGCCGTGCGCGGCGATGCGCCATTCGAGCACGATGCCGCACAGGCTCACCCCGGCCGCGCCACCGAGCATGCGCACGAAGCTGATGGCGCTCGAGCCCTGCGCGATGAGCGGCTTGGGCAGCGGCCGCATCGCGCCCAGGTTGAGGGACGGCAGTATGAAGCCCAGGCCGATGCGGCCCAGCACCGCGAAGGCCACCAGCAGCCACAGGGCCGTGTGCAGGCCTGCGAACGCCATCAGGCCGAAGGACAGTGCCAGCAGCGCCAGTCCGATGCCCACGAGCAGGTGCGTGGGCTGGCGGTCGGCCATGCGCCCGACCAGGGGAATGGTGATCGCCAGCACGATGCCCGCCGGCAGCATCAGCGTGCCGACGTGCGATGCCGACATCTGCAGGCCCAGCTGCAGGAACACTGGCAGCAGGTAGGTGGACCCGAAAAGCGCGGTGCCGTAGATGAACGCCACGATGCTGCCCATGGCGAACTGCCGCACCTCGAACAGCCGCAGGTCCATCAGGGGCTTGCCCTGGCCTGACAGCATGCGGCGCTCCCATGCAATGAACGCGGCCAGGGCGGCGAGCGCGGCCAGGAGAAGCACGGCCGACATGAGTGCGGGGCCGTCGCGCAGCGATACCAGCCCGTTGAGCAGGCATAGCGTGCCCGCCGCGCCGAGCAGCAGGCCGGCCCAGTCGAGCGAGGCTCCGGCACGGTCCGCGGCCACGCCGCCCGGGCTGCTGACCGGCACGTACTTGTAGGCGAGTGCGAGGGAGGCGATGCAGAACGGCACCACCATGAAGAAGATGGAGCGCCAGCCGAACCAGTCCACCAGCAGGCCGCCGACGCTCGGGCCGATGGCAGGCGCCAGCACCACGCCCATGCCGAAGATGCCGCTGGCGCGGCCCTGTTCGTGCGGCTGGAAGGCATGCAGGATGATCACGGCAGGGATGGGCTGCACCACGCCGGCCGCCAGGCCTTCCAGCACGCGGGCCAGCAGCACCAGCTCGTACTGGCCGGCCACGCCGCCGCCGATGCCGCCGACCAGCAGCAGGACCATGGCCCCCACGTAGGTGGCCCGGTAGCCGTAGCGCGCCAGCAGCCAGGGTGTGGTGAGCATGGCCACGGTGGTGGCCACCATGAAGCCCGAGGTGACCCACTGGGCGCGCGCCTGCCCGAGCGTGAAATGGTGGCTCATGTCCGGGATCGCCACGTTCACGATGGTGGAGGACATGATCGACGCCATGGTGCCGACCATGACCGAGAGCAGCAGCAGCCACCGGTAGCGTTCGCCGTAGCGCTCGCGCAGCAACGCCGCCGAACCCGTCATGCGATGCCTCGGGGCGGGGCTGGCGGGAGCACCCCGATGCGCGGGAGGCTCGGCCTGCGCCAGCAGACGCTGCGCAAGGGCCGCCCCGCGGCGCAGCCGCTCAGGGGGATGCTCACTGTTTCTCGGACCAGAGCTTGCCGCCCGTGGCCCAGTTCTCGCGCTTCACGTCGGTGATGAGGATGTCCACGGATTCGGGCGAACCGCCGAGGATCTCGACGGAGACGCGGGTGATTTCCTCCACGAGCTTCTTCTTCTGCTCGACGGTGCGGCCTTCCATCATTTCGATGTGGTACGTGGGCATGGGGAGATTCCTTTGAATGCGAAGAAAACAGCCTTCGATCATATCGGCGGCATGGCCACGGCGGTGTCCGGGGATGTGCCTGCCCCGGCCGCGCAGCGAGGGCAGAGGCAGGCCATGCCGCGAGCTGCCTCCGGCACTGCGGCCAGGGCTGCGGGCTTCACCAGGGTGTCCATGCACCAGCAACTGTCTGCCGGCTGGCCTGCCTCGATGGCGCATTGATTGCTCTGGCCGCACAGGGGGCAGCGGCCAGGGTCCGGAAGCAGGGCGGCGTCGGGCATGCGGCCAGTGTAGGCCCCGGGGGGAAAAGGCGCCCATTG comes from the Paracidovorax avenae ATCC 19860 genome and includes:
- a CDS encoding 4-oxalocrotonate tautomerase gives rise to the protein MIEGCFLRIQRNLPMPTYHIEMMEGRTVEQKKKLVEEITRVSVEILGGSPESVDILITDVKRENWATGGKLWSEKQ
- a CDS encoding TetR family transcriptional regulator, with translation MARRTKEDAVATRNSLLDAAEHVFYQKGVSNASLNDIAQAAGATRGAIYWHFKDKVDLFNAMMERVTLPLECASGGCADHGRMPPLQRLRAVIDFVLRSLEKDESVRRVFEIAMFRVEYVGELSAVRDRHVEASLEFRRQFAAELALAASDQGVELPSSAEVAALGLQALFDGLMQVWLLGGAAFGLAETGRAAVDAYLRGLGFDVSASFDPLSAGIPWKICQASRNAVP
- a CDS encoding class II glutamine amidotransferase, producing MCQLLGMNANTPTDVTFSFTGFAQRGGKTGDHSDGWGIAFFEDKGLRHFVDHERAVDSPIAELIRRYPIRSRNVIAHIRKATQGSVTLQNCHPFVRELWGRYWVFAHNGDLKDFRPRLHSHFHPVGATDSEHAFCWIMQELSKSHADVPSVQELTLTLRELAARIAPHGTFNFLLSNGQALWAHASTHLCYIERRHPFSQACLCDEDLSVDFSAHTTPHDRVAVVVTAPLTSDEVWTPFRSGELKVFVDGACQAF
- a CDS encoding efflux RND transporter permease subunit, with amino-acid sequence MAKFFIERPIFAWVITIFIMVMGGISIAKLPIAQYPAVAPPTIQVSVAYPGANAQTLEDSVLAVIEREMNGASGLAYVETTSQANGTGTIVLSFEPGTNADLAQVDVQNRLSRATPRLPSAVTQQGVRVEQSRSNFLMFAMLTTENPDVSIEALNDYAARNVVPELQRVAGVGTLTQFGAERAMRIWVDPAKLKGFNLSLDQVNAAIRAQNVQVSAGNLGDLPAEQGQPVSATIVVKGQLNNAEQFGNVVLRANTDGSTVRLKDVARIELGSQSYSTSARLNGKQAVGLGVQPTPSANALATAKAVKAKLEELKKFFPQGVSYVVPYDTSKFVSVSIEKVVHTLIEAVVLVFIVMFLFLQNFRYTIIPTIVVPVALLGTFGALLAMGFSINVLTMFGMVLVIGIVVDDAIVVVENVERIMAEEGLPPLQATRKAMGQISGAVIGVTVVLISVFVPLAFFAGSTGNIYRQFAATMATSIAFSAFLALSLTPALCATLLKPIDPDHHAEKKGFFGWFNRSFKSTTHRYEGWLGKLLRRSGRMMIIYAVLLGAVALVYTRLPTSFLPNEDQGYIITNIQLPAGAAQSRTSDVLHQVEDFMLKQPEVENIVTVAGFSFSGQGQNAGLAFVILKDWSERSGAEHSAAAISGRAFMALSSIRDAFIFALSPPPIPELGTGTGFNFRLQDRAGQGHDALVAARNQMLGMASQSKVLAGVRPDGMEDAPQMQIDIDRDKANALGVGFDSISSALSTALGSAYINDFPNQGRLQRVVVQADAAARMRPESVLDLPVLNAQGQTVPMSAFASTRWITGAMQTVRYNGYPAMKIAGDAGPGFTTGDAMAEMEKLAGRLPPGFGFEWTGQSREEKLAGSQASVLYAFSLLAVFLCLAALYESWSIPFSVMLVVPLGVLGVLLATLLRGMSNDVYFQIGLVTIIGLSAKNAILIVEFAKDLQAEGKSVLEAALEAAHLRFRPIVMTSLAFTLGVVPLFIASGASSASQRAIGTGVIGGMITGTVLAVVFVPVFFVLVRSFFKGSKRQQEHDAHQAQLHRHATDGE
- a CDS encoding efflux RND transporter periplasmic adaptor subunit, whose amino-acid sequence is MYRLSVEPAVSAAPLRRTARSGLFCLALLAAAALAACGKSGDSAQQGQGGTPPPPQVGVVTVSPGDVGLVTELPGRLEASRVAQVRARAAGILQKRLFTEGSDVKAGQRLFAIDDAPYRASLESAQASVAQAEANVAQARALAERYKPLVAVNAVSRQEYDNAVASQKTAEANLAAARASVTTARINLGYAAVTAPISGRIGRALVTEGALVGQGEATQLAVIQQIDPLYVNFTQSASDTLKLKAGLASGKYKQASKGAASVSVVMEDGSVHPQTGKLLFTDLSVDPTSGQVTLRAEVPNPERQLLPGLYVRVRLEQAQVDNGVLLPQQAVTRSAKGDTVMVVGPDNHLAPRPVKLGPAQGTSWVVLDGLKAGEKVMVDGFQKLPRGKPGDPIVVQPVPWQAAGAAPAGSASAPAAGASAAQAAASSASAPAKQ
- a CDS encoding DHA2 family efflux MFS transporter permease subunit, encoding MTGSAALLRERYGERYRWLLLLSVMVGTMASIMSSTIVNVAIPDMSHHFTLGQARAQWVTSGFMVATTVAMLTTPWLLARYGYRATYVGAMVLLLVGGIGGGVAGQYELVLLARVLEGLAAGVVQPIPAVIILHAFQPHEQGRASGIFGMGVVLAPAIGPSVGGLLVDWFGWRSIFFMVVPFCIASLALAYKYVPVSSPGGVAADRAGASLDWAGLLLGAAGTLCLLNGLVSLRDGPALMSAVLLLAALAALAAFIAWERRMLSGQGKPLMDLRLFEVRQFAMGSIVAFIYGTALFGSTYLLPVFLQLGLQMSASHVGTLMLPAGIVLAITIPLVGRMADRQPTHLLVGIGLALLALSFGLMAFAGLHTALWLLVAFAVLGRIGLGFILPSLNLGAMRPLPKPLIAQGSSAISFVRMLGGAAGVSLCGIVLEWRIAAHGDSLQNAVSSPERIAAFGETFLLLTGLCLLALVAAWQLRPPREG
- a CDS encoding cysteine-rich CWC family protein, translated to MPDAALLPDPGRCPLCGQSNQCAIEAGQPADSCWCMDTLVKPAALAAVPEAARGMACLCPRCAAGAGTSPDTAVAMPPI